The proteins below are encoded in one region of Candidatus Polarisedimenticolia bacterium:
- a CDS encoding RNA polymerase sigma factor, producing MEQDDFALMDDVKNDREGAFETLVRRYQRRLYRLAYGYLRNHEDSLDAVQEALVKIYVARAAFRPTAHPFTWAARILANHCIDLLRHRRSRPTESLDAAPGDADDRAPRDLVSRDEPQEARQERRELGRALKRAIFSLPTNQREIFMLRHFGEMRLEEIATARGCALGTVKSSLHRAAAAIRDYLGTCDPPIKYPAREGEVR from the coding sequence GTGGAGCAGGATGACTTCGCCCTCATGGACGACGTCAAGAACGATCGGGAGGGCGCATTCGAGACGCTCGTCCGGCGCTATCAGAGGCGGCTCTACCGCCTGGCGTACGGATATCTCAGGAACCATGAAGACTCGCTCGACGCTGTGCAGGAGGCGCTGGTGAAGATTTACGTCGCCCGGGCCGCCTTTCGGCCGACCGCCCACCCCTTCACGTGGGCGGCCCGCATCCTGGCGAACCACTGCATCGATCTGTTGAGGCACAGGCGAAGCCGCCCGACGGAGTCCCTCGATGCGGCGCCGGGGGACGCGGACGATCGCGCGCCCCGGGATCTCGTCTCCAGGGACGAGCCGCAGGAGGCCCGCCAGGAGAGGCGCGAGCTGGGGCGGGCGCTGAAACGGGCGATTTTCAGCCTTCCGACGAACCAGAGGGAGATCTTCATGCTGAGGCACTTCGGGGAGATGCGGCTGGAGGAGATCGCCACGGCGCGAGGCTGCGCGCTCGGAACGGTGAAATCGTCCCTGCACCGCGCCGCGGCGGCCATCCGCGACTATCTCGGGACGTGCGATCCCCCCATCAAGTACCCGGCCCGGGAAGGGGAGGTCCGGTGA
- a CDS encoding DUF2007 domain-containing protein, translated as MISAIIYRTWSDLEAQLIKGILEEYGIPVSLATDISHTLYPFTVNGLGETRILVPREAEDEAQDILAGHRSRTGRIDA; from the coding sequence GTGATCTCCGCCATCATCTACCGAACCTGGAGCGATCTCGAAGCGCAGCTGATCAAGGGAATCCTCGAAGAATACGGGATTCCCGTCAGCCTGGCGACCGACATCAGCCATACGCTCTACCCGTTCACCGTGAACGGCCTGGGTGAGACGCGCATCCTGGTCCCGCGGGAGGCCGAGGACGAGGCGCAGGACATCCTGGCGGGCCATCGCTCGCGCACCGGTCGCATCGATGCCTGA
- a CDS encoding rhomboid family intramembrane serine protease, protein MIPLKDDNPTRITPFVTVSLILLNVAVFIWEMTLPPEGYKSLVRTMGVTPYSLTHLPLEAEPLLQGGRSLFTAMFLHGSIAHAAFNMLYLWIFGNNVEDVMGHGRFILFYLACGLIASFTQVAASPLSEVPMIGASGAVSGILGAYLVLFPSARVMTLVFLVFFIRVVPLPAVILLGFWFLLQVLDIGPLSSGGVAVLAHIGGFVSGALLIAAFRRRRPRESLF, encoded by the coding sequence GTGATCCCGCTCAAGGACGACAATCCCACCCGCATCACCCCGTTCGTGACGGTCTCCCTGATCCTGCTGAACGTGGCCGTCTTCATCTGGGAGATGACGCTGCCCCCCGAGGGGTACAAGTCTCTCGTCCGGACGATGGGAGTCACGCCGTACTCGCTGACCCACCTGCCCCTGGAAGCGGAGCCGCTCCTGCAAGGCGGCCGGTCGCTGTTCACCGCCATGTTCCTGCACGGCAGCATTGCTCATGCGGCCTTCAACATGCTCTACCTGTGGATTTTCGGGAACAACGTGGAGGACGTGATGGGACACGGCCGCTTCATCCTCTTCTATCTGGCGTGCGGCCTCATCGCCTCGTTCACGCAGGTCGCGGCCTCCCCTCTCTCGGAGGTGCCGATGATCGGGGCGAGCGGCGCCGTCTCGGGAATCCTGGGGGCCTACCTGGTCCTGTTCCCGTCCGCACGCGTGATGACCCTGGTCTTCCTGGTGTTCTTCATCCGCGTCGTGCCCCTTCCCGCGGTCATCTTGCTCGGCTTCTGGTTCCTGCTCCAGGTCCTGGACATCGGGCCGCTGTCATCCGGCGGCGTGGCGGTCCTGGCGCACATCGGCGGGTTCGTGTCGGGCGCCCTGCTCATCGCCGCCTTCCGGCGCCGCCGGCCGCGGGAGAGCCTCTTCTAG
- a CDS encoding AAA family ATPase: MKRQSRKRPRRPRAKHRKTPAAARARTSTSRATPPLLVIGLTGPNASGKGEVAKFLAARGFAVQSLSDVVRDEATRRGLDHSRDSLIRVGVELRIEGGPGALARRILPRLRRRAAVDSIRNPGEVEVLRTLPRFVLLGIDAPQALRFQRSILRGRLGDGATLEEFARKESRENSTTEAGQQLLATLALADRVINNDGTIEDLHERTRRALAGVLDADPRSGRKHRR; encoded by the coding sequence ATGAAACGTCAGAGCCGGAAACGCCCCCGCCGGCCCAGGGCGAAACACCGGAAGACTCCGGCGGCGGCGCGAGCTAGAACCTCCACAAGCAGGGCCACTCCTCCCCTCCTGGTCATCGGCCTGACAGGTCCCAACGCTTCGGGCAAGGGGGAGGTGGCGAAGTTCCTCGCCGCCCGCGGATTCGCGGTGCAGTCCCTCTCCGATGTGGTGCGCGACGAGGCCACCCGCCGCGGCCTCGATCACAGCCGCGACTCGCTCATCCGGGTCGGCGTCGAGCTCCGGATCGAGGGGGGCCCGGGGGCGCTGGCGCGTCGGATCCTGCCCCGCCTGCGGCGGCGGGCCGCGGTCGATTCGATTCGCAACCCGGGGGAAGTGGAGGTCCTTCGGACGCTGCCGCGATTCGTGCTCCTCGGCATCGATGCCCCCCAAGCCCTCAGGTTCCAGCGTTCCATCCTGCGCGGGCGCCTCGGCGACGGCGCCACCCTCGAGGAGTTCGCCCGAAAGGAGAGCCGCGAGAATTCGACGACCGAGGCGGGCCAGCAGCTCCTGGCGACGCTCGCCCTGGCCGACCGGGTGATCAACAACGACGGGACGATCGAGGACCTGCACGAGAGGACGCGCCGGGCTCTCGCGGGCGTCCTCGATGCGGATCCCCGCTCGGGACGGAAGCATCGCCGGTGA
- the dxs gene encoding 1-deoxy-D-xylulose-5-phosphate synthase produces the protein MAEALSDKMQVPAIHGGPVEDSRAGVEPRPGTSAILSLIKSPEDLKRLSGRELEQLASELRQYVVDVVSKTGGHLAPSLGAVELTVALHYCFDAPRDKIVWDVGHQAYGHKVLTGRRDRLPTIRQYQGLSGFVSPAESAYDAFGVAHASTSIAAAMGMAVARDQVGEDYQVITVTGDGAMTGGLAYEGLNNAGHSGRDILVILNDNEMSISPNVGAISKYLTSITSSKYYNRLKEEVRDILKKVPLGVPAGELARRMERSLKEVVVPGGLFQALGFQYYGPIDGHNLPELIAVLTNLKAVKGPRLLHVITKKGKGLPYAEANSCVYHGVTAFDPASGALAAAGKAAAPDYCKVFGEAMSRLASENDKIVAITAAMADGTGLVKFMEKHPSKFFDVGIAEAYGVTFSAGLAISGLRPVAAIYSTFLQRAYDQIIHDVGVQCLPVTFCLDRAGLVGADGPTHHGVFDLSYLRAVPNFVIAAPRHGDELCDLLKTAVDQEVYPFAIRYPKRSSRTFTPDRPFRTIPIGTWEMLHEGRDASLLAVGSMVEAAEQARALLLPEGLDVAVVNCRFVKPLDGDMLRELAGRCPVLITIEENTLRGGFGDAVHEFFSESGLAVGALHHIGLPDRFVTHGSMAQLLDEVGLSPAALAARVRAFVKGRA, from the coding sequence ATGGCCGAGGCGTTGAGCGACAAGATGCAGGTTCCGGCGATCCACGGAGGGCCGGTCGAGGACTCCCGTGCAGGGGTCGAGCCCCGGCCCGGCACCTCGGCGATCCTGAGTCTCATCAAGTCGCCGGAGGATCTGAAGCGCCTCTCGGGCCGCGAGCTCGAGCAGCTGGCTTCGGAGCTGCGGCAGTATGTCGTCGACGTGGTGTCCAAGACCGGGGGGCACCTCGCTCCCAGTCTCGGGGCGGTCGAGCTGACGGTGGCGCTGCACTACTGCTTCGACGCGCCGCGCGACAAGATCGTCTGGGACGTCGGGCACCAGGCGTACGGGCACAAGGTGCTCACCGGCCGGCGGGACCGGCTGCCCACCATCCGGCAATACCAGGGGCTCTCGGGATTCGTCAGCCCGGCGGAATCGGCCTACGACGCCTTCGGCGTGGCGCATGCCAGCACGTCGATCGCCGCCGCCATGGGGATGGCCGTCGCCCGCGACCAGGTGGGAGAGGACTACCAGGTGATCACCGTGACCGGGGACGGCGCGATGACCGGAGGGCTGGCGTACGAGGGGCTCAACAACGCCGGCCATTCGGGGCGCGACATCCTGGTGATCCTGAACGACAACGAAATGTCGATCTCCCCGAACGTCGGGGCGATCTCCAAGTACCTGACGAGCATCACCTCGAGCAAGTACTACAACCGCCTCAAGGAGGAGGTGCGGGACATCCTGAAGAAGGTGCCCCTCGGCGTGCCGGCCGGGGAGCTGGCCAGGAGGATGGAGCGATCCCTCAAGGAGGTGGTCGTCCCGGGCGGGCTGTTCCAGGCGCTGGGCTTCCAGTACTACGGGCCGATCGACGGGCACAATCTCCCGGAGCTGATCGCGGTTCTGACCAACCTCAAGGCGGTCAAGGGTCCCCGCCTCCTGCACGTGATCACCAAGAAGGGGAAGGGGCTGCCGTACGCCGAGGCCAACTCGTGCGTCTATCACGGTGTCACGGCGTTCGACCCGGCCTCGGGGGCCCTGGCGGCCGCGGGCAAGGCGGCGGCGCCGGACTATTGCAAGGTGTTCGGGGAGGCGATGTCCCGACTGGCTTCGGAGAACGACAAGATCGTGGCCATCACGGCGGCGATGGCCGACGGAACCGGGCTGGTGAAGTTCATGGAGAAGCACCCGTCGAAGTTCTTCGACGTCGGCATCGCCGAGGCCTACGGAGTGACCTTCTCCGCCGGCCTGGCGATCTCCGGGCTGCGCCCGGTGGCGGCGATCTACTCGACCTTTCTGCAGCGGGCCTACGACCAGATCATCCACGACGTGGGTGTGCAATGCCTCCCCGTGACCTTCTGCCTGGACCGGGCCGGCCTGGTGGGGGCGGACGGTCCGACGCACCATGGCGTGTTCGATCTGTCGTACCTGCGCGCCGTGCCGAACTTCGTCATCGCGGCGCCCCGGCACGGGGACGAGCTGTGCGACCTCCTGAAAACGGCGGTCGACCAGGAGGTCTACCCGTTCGCCATCCGCTATCCCAAGCGCAGCAGCCGCACGTTCACGCCGGACCGGCCGTTCCGCACGATTCCGATCGGCACCTGGGAGATGCTGCACGAGGGCCGGGACGCCAGCCTCCTGGCCGTCGGCTCGATGGTCGAGGCCGCGGAACAGGCGCGCGCCCTCCTGCTGCCGGAGGGGCTCGATGTGGCGGTCGTCAACTGCCGGTTCGTGAAGCCTCTCGACGGCGACATGCTGCGCGAGCTCGCCGGCCGCTGCCCGGTCCTGATCACCATCGAGGAGAACACCCTGCGCGGAGGGTTCGGGGACGCCGTGCACGAGTTCTTCTCCGAGAGCGGCCTGGCCGTGGGCGCCCTGCACCACATCGGTCTCCCGGACCGGTTCGTGACCCACGGCTCCATGGCGCAGCTGCTCGACGAGGTGGGCCTGTCGCCCGCGGCGCTCGCCGCCCGGGTGCGTGCCTTCGTGAAGGGACGGGCGTGA
- a CDS encoding response regulator: MARPAPPRGAPQAAGEDRTVRILLVDDVLPFIELQKNYLKRTTCRILTARTGAQALKVCRLDRPDLIFLDEAMPGMDGIEACRHLKADPLVGGVPVVIVSGEGRREECRQAGCDGVLIKPFDAPAFLEMVRRFVPLLERNEGRIPVSCRVEFSAPSGSYTAYTRDVSLHGLFLKSPRPFAIGVRLHLTLHLPMRPASGGPRITTSLNLEGEVRRVVRAVPGERLLPGVGVRFLDMRPEALDCIERFIASRR; this comes from the coding sequence ATGGCGCGCCCGGCGCCCCCGCGCGGAGCGCCGCAGGCGGCCGGCGAAGACCGGACCGTCCGCATCCTCCTGGTGGACGACGTCCTGCCGTTCATCGAGCTGCAGAAAAACTACCTCAAGAGGACCACCTGCCGCATCCTGACGGCGCGCACCGGCGCCCAGGCCCTCAAGGTCTGCCGCCTGGATCGGCCGGACCTGATCTTCCTCGACGAGGCGATGCCCGGCATGGACGGCATCGAGGCCTGCCGCCACCTCAAGGCCGACCCCCTGGTCGGCGGCGTTCCGGTCGTCATCGTGTCCGGCGAGGGACGGCGGGAAGAATGCCGGCAGGCCGGGTGCGACGGGGTGCTGATCAAGCCGTTCGACGCGCCGGCCTTCCTCGAGATGGTGCGGCGCTTCGTGCCGCTCCTGGAGCGGAACGAGGGGCGCATCCCGGTCAGCTGCCGGGTCGAGTTCTCGGCGCCGTCGGGCAGCTATACGGCCTACACGAGGGACGTGAGCCTGCACGGGCTGTTCCTCAAGAGCCCGCGTCCCTTCGCGATCGGGGTCCGCCTGCATCTGACCCTGCACCTGCCGATGCGGCCGGCATCCGGCGGGCCGCGGATCACGACGAGCCTGAACCTCGAGGGGGAGGTGCGGCGGGTGGTCCGAGCGGTCCCGGGCGAGCGCCTGCTCCCCGGGGTGGGCGTGCGCTTCCTGGACATGCGTCCCGAGGCCCTCGACTGCATCGAGAGATTTATCGCCTCGCGGCGGTAA
- a CDS encoding tetratricopeptide repeat protein encodes MAQGPITITADRTAVGILAAVSFLVPLAFGSSLADPFAFPKRAVMVAAAVLLSGLALVGRPGPEHARVSSPAILLTLLFTGCALFTCATALNRGLALWGFLDILVGAGLFAATVRFVRQPESARLIFSAFLASGALVGLASLTQIAVAGAGSGWLSVLLPPNRGGATLGDPGLTAQFLILALPVGVGAAALSSGAWRLACGALLGVVATALVFVGRPEGWIVGGAALGLVVLARIARAAGRGGRWSDLAPDPAGESLRSFLIAIIVVLLGIALSRLTILQPSGKPIEPLDGVSLLTPTTGDPFADRPASVSGTLALIQKHPLGVGAGNWRHAFLEVAWTAVAHSPFTLSHQAVHAGNSFLEIASETGLLGGLAFALLVALLLLQSLRAGLRAEPPWDGIASASFALIGSMAVMAFFGAPFQEPAPSLIFWIAAGLTQVAGLQMAVAPGGEARLMPRGRPPRLVGPLGRPVASAIAIVWGIFALGLGWLVVDRSRASAQALTGQGAYYSGQYEAALHAFGQSACRRSPEHLPRALAASAYLRLRFYDSAVREFDETLKRSPYFVSAFLGRGAARETQGLWDQADADYRAALRIWPRNPEILLASARLNTSRGRLDDALDNYREVIQVDPGAAETYFRMGEIFLRRKQLDSAIEAFRVCGMKNPKYPGMHIRLGDSFFLNGLHEEALRYYQAAAGIDDKSVEVRLRIANTLHALGRPCEAREPLEAARDLETDATRRGTILELIKKVESDCRKQSRKPSGTK; translated from the coding sequence ATGGCGCAGGGCCCCATCACCATCACGGCAGACCGGACGGCCGTAGGAATCCTGGCCGCGGTGTCGTTCCTGGTGCCGCTCGCCTTCGGGTCCAGCCTGGCGGATCCCTTCGCGTTTCCCAAGCGCGCCGTCATGGTGGCGGCGGCGGTCCTCCTTTCGGGCCTCGCCCTGGTCGGTCGGCCGGGGCCGGAACACGCCCGCGTATCGTCCCCCGCGATCCTGCTCACGCTCCTGTTCACCGGCTGTGCCCTGTTCACCTGCGCGACCGCCCTGAATCGTGGCCTGGCGCTCTGGGGCTTCCTCGACATCCTGGTCGGCGCTGGTCTCTTCGCGGCAACCGTCCGGTTCGTGCGCCAGCCGGAGAGCGCTCGCCTCATCTTCAGCGCGTTCCTGGCGTCCGGGGCGCTGGTCGGCCTCGCCTCTCTGACGCAGATCGCCGTCGCCGGAGCCGGGAGCGGCTGGCTGTCCGTCCTCCTGCCGCCCAATCGCGGCGGCGCCACGCTCGGCGATCCCGGACTGACCGCCCAGTTCCTGATCCTGGCTCTGCCGGTGGGGGTGGGGGCCGCGGCGCTGTCGTCGGGCGCGTGGCGGCTCGCGTGCGGCGCGCTGCTCGGCGTGGTCGCGACGGCCCTGGTGTTCGTAGGCCGGCCGGAAGGCTGGATTGTGGGAGGGGCGGCTCTGGGTCTCGTGGTCCTGGCGCGGATCGCGCGGGCCGCAGGGCGCGGCGGCCGCTGGTCCGATCTGGCCCCGGACCCGGCGGGGGAAAGCCTGCGATCCTTCCTGATCGCGATCATCGTGGTCCTGCTCGGGATCGCCCTGTCGCGCCTCACCATCCTGCAGCCGTCCGGAAAGCCGATCGAGCCTCTCGATGGCGTATCGCTGCTCACGCCGACGACCGGTGATCCGTTCGCCGACCGGCCCGCGTCCGTTTCCGGCACCCTGGCCCTCATCCAGAAGCATCCGCTCGGGGTCGGGGCGGGAAACTGGCGCCATGCCTTCCTGGAGGTCGCCTGGACGGCCGTCGCCCACTCCCCCTTCACTCTCAGCCATCAGGCGGTCCATGCGGGGAATTCGTTCCTGGAAATCGCGTCCGAGACCGGCCTCCTGGGAGGGCTCGCCTTCGCGCTTCTGGTCGCGCTGCTCCTTCTGCAGTCGCTGCGCGCGGGACTGCGGGCCGAGCCGCCGTGGGACGGCATCGCCTCCGCATCGTTCGCGCTCATCGGCTCCATGGCCGTGATGGCATTTTTCGGCGCGCCGTTCCAGGAGCCGGCGCCGTCCCTGATCTTCTGGATTGCGGCCGGCCTGACGCAGGTCGCGGGTCTTCAGATGGCCGTCGCGCCGGGCGGGGAAGCGCGTCTCATGCCGCGGGGACGTCCCCCTCGTCTCGTCGGCCCCCTCGGCCGTCCCGTCGCAAGCGCCATCGCGATCGTCTGGGGGATCTTCGCCCTCGGGCTCGGCTGGCTTGTGGTGGATCGGAGCCGCGCGTCCGCCCAGGCCCTCACCGGGCAGGGCGCGTACTACTCGGGACAGTACGAGGCCGCGCTCCATGCGTTCGGTCAGAGTGCCTGCCGCCGCTCCCCCGAACACCTGCCGCGTGCCCTCGCCGCCAGCGCCTATCTTCGACTCAGGTTTTACGACTCCGCGGTCCGCGAGTTCGATGAGACCCTGAAGCGATCACCGTACTTCGTCTCGGCCTTCCTGGGACGCGGCGCGGCGCGCGAGACGCAGGGGCTCTGGGACCAGGCCGACGCCGACTACCGCGCCGCCCTCCGGATCTGGCCTCGCAACCCCGAGATCCTCCTGGCCTCGGCGAGGCTGAACACCTCCCGGGGCCGGCTGGACGACGCGCTGGACAACTACCGCGAGGTGATCCAGGTCGATCCCGGGGCGGCGGAGACCTACTTCCGGATGGGAGAGATTTTCCTGCGTCGCAAGCAGCTGGACTCGGCGATCGAAGCCTTCCGCGTCTGCGGCATGAAGAACCCGAAATACCCCGGGATGCACATCAGGCTGGGTGACAGCTTCTTCCTGAACGGGCTGCATGAGGAAGCCCTGCGATACTACCAGGCCGCCGCCGGCATCGATGACAAGAGCGTCGAGGTGCGCCTGCGAATCGCCAACACCCTGCACGCCCTCGGGCGGCCCTGCGAAGCGCGGGAGCCCCTCGAGGCGGCCCGGGATCTGGAGACCGACGCCACCCGGCGCGGCACGATCCTGGAGCTGATCAAGAAGGTGGAATCGGACTGTCGCAAGCAGTCCCGAAAGCCGTCCGGGACGAAGTAG